From the Chitinispirillum alkaliphilum genome, one window contains:
- a CDS encoding Glycosyl transferase, which translates to MNILILNWRDIQHPEAGGAEIHLTEIFSRLAAKGHTVTLLTTRFRESRPFETHKGIEVRRVAGNSLFNIQAPLLIRKVLKQRPIDCIIDDVNKLPFFSNRWFPSIPTGAIFHHLFGKSIYDITNKPVGTYVYAMERLFGIGYRNVQCCAVSKSTADELISLGIASKNMTVIENSVDTDHLSPDSGVQKQDNLLLYVGRLKRYKRVDLVFEAMRILGERGLDLRFVIAGAGDDEGFLKKRCRELGLEERVTFRGLVTEEEKLNLLRSASMFLNTSLKEGWGITNIEAAACGTAVVANDAPGLRDSVLHEKTGILFKENDANSLAESIFEIYSNPQKRQSFQSEGRKWAQKFSWDNSTERIEKWIEKIVSEKR; encoded by the coding sequence ATGAATATTTTGATTCTCAACTGGCGTGATATACAACATCCGGAAGCTGGCGGGGCAGAAATCCATCTGACTGAAATTTTCAGCCGACTCGCAGCTAAGGGGCACACTGTAACCCTGTTGACTACCCGGTTCAGGGAAAGCAGGCCATTTGAAACTCATAAGGGGATTGAAGTCAGAAGGGTGGCAGGTAATTCACTGTTCAATATTCAGGCCCCTTTGCTTATAAGGAAAGTTCTTAAACAAAGACCCATTGACTGCATAATAGATGATGTAAATAAACTGCCTTTTTTTTCAAACCGATGGTTTCCATCAATCCCCACCGGCGCTATATTTCATCACCTGTTTGGAAAGAGTATCTATGATATCACCAATAAACCAGTGGGTACGTATGTATATGCAATGGAGCGTCTGTTCGGTATAGGGTACAGAAACGTTCAATGCTGTGCAGTGTCAAAAAGCACGGCAGACGAGTTGATTTCTCTTGGCATAGCTTCTAAAAATATGACCGTAATTGAAAACAGTGTGGATACCGATCATCTCTCTCCAGATTCCGGGGTGCAAAAGCAGGACAATCTCCTTCTTTATGTCGGAAGGCTCAAAAGATACAAAAGGGTAGATCTGGTTTTCGAAGCAATGCGAATCCTGGGTGAAAGAGGGCTCGATCTGCGTTTTGTCATTGCAGGTGCAGGTGACGATGAAGGGTTTCTTAAAAAGCGCTGCAGGGAGCTGGGGCTCGAAGAGAGAGTGACTTTCAGAGGTTTGGTTACTGAAGAGGAGAAGCTTAATCTTCTCAGGAGTGCTTCGATGTTCCTTAATACAAGTCTCAAAGAGGGGTGGGGAATAACCAACATTGAAGCTGCAGCATGTGGTACTGCTGTGGTGGCAAATGATGCACCCGGGTTGAGAGATTCGGTATTGCACGAAAAAACCGGTATTCTTTTTAAGGAAAACGATGCCAATTCACTGGCTGAATCGATATTTGAAATATACTCCAATCCTCAAAAGCGGCAATCTTTCCAGTCTGAGGGCAGAAAATGGGCCCAGAAGTTCTCCTGGGACAACAGTACCGAAAGAATCGAAAAATGGATAGAAAAAATAGTTTCCGAAAAGCGCTGA